The genomic interval CGCCAACTCCCGCCGCCCCACCGCCCGTGCCCCGCCGGCCGGTGCCGCCCCGGGCCCCGGGGACGCGTCGGCGTCGGGTGGCGCCGGGGCCGGTCCCTCGGCGGGTACCGGAGTGGCACCCATCGGTCGCTCGGGGTTCATCGGGCCGGCCGGAGCGTTTCCGCCGCCGCGATCGCGGCGAGTACCGCAGCCGCCTTGCTCCGGGTCTCCCGGTCCTCGGCGGCCGGATCGGAGTCGGCGACGATCCCGGCACCGGCCTGGACGTACGCCCGGCCACGGCGGATCAGCGCGGTCCGGATCGCGATCGCCATGTCCAGGTCGCCACCGAAGCCGAAGTAGCCGACCGTGCCGCCGTACAGGCCGCGACGGGTCGGCTCCAGCTCCTCGATGATCTCCATCGCGCGCACCTTCGGGGCGCCGGAGAGGGTACCGGCCGGGAAGGTGGCGGCGAGCGCGTCGAACGCCGTCCGGTCCTCCCGCAGCGTCCCGACCACGGTGGAGACGATGTGCATGACGTGGCTGTACCGCTCGATGGTGGCGAACTCCGGCACCTCGACCGTGCCCGGCCGGCAGACCCGACCCAGGTCGTTGCGGCCCAGGTCGACCAGCATCACGTGCTCGGCCCGCTCCTTCGGGTCGGCGAGCAGCTCGGCGGCGAGCCGGCCGTCGTCGGCCGGGCTGCCGCCCCGGGGCCGGGTGCCGGCGATCGGGTGCAGCATCGCCCGGCGCTGGCCGTCCGCGCCGGTGCTCACCTTCAGGTGCGCCTCCGGGGACGACCCGACGATGTCGAAGTCGTCGAAGCGGAGCAGGTACATGTACGGGCTCGGGTTGGTGGCCCGGAGCACCCGGTAGACGTCCAGCGGATCGGCCCGGGTCTCCCGCTCGAAGCGCTGGGCCAGCACGATCTGGAAGCACTCGCCGGCCCGGATCGCCTCCTTGGCCACCTCGACCGCCTTCGGGTACTCCCCGTCGGCGGTCCGGCTGAACACC from Plantactinospora sp. BC1 carries:
- a CDS encoding anthranilate synthase component I gives rise to the protein MTTGAVSPDEATFRELARTRRVVPVVRRLLADGETPVGVYRKLAGGPGTFLLESAEQGAGAAGIAWSRYSFVGVRSAATLVERGGQAHWLGTPPTGLPTGGDPMAVLRATVAALTGPAAADPVGAGQGPMPPLLGGMVGYLGYDVVRRFERLPSLTEDDLRLPELGMMLATDLVVLDHFDGSAILVANALLPAPPDGTAGGPAAGAGGEDPEWAAQVTAAYHQAVGRLDAMTTALSRPIPPMIATVDRPSPGEVFSRTADGEYPKAVEVAKEAIRAGECFQIVLAQRFERETRADPLDVYRVLRATNPSPYMYLLRFDDFDIVGSSPEAHLKVSTGADGQRRAMLHPIAGTRPRGGSPADDGRLAAELLADPKERAEHVMLVDLGRNDLGRVCRPGTVEVPEFATIERYSHVMHIVSTVVGTLREDRTAFDALAATFPAGTLSGAPKVRAMEIIEELEPTRRGLYGGTVGYFGFGGDLDMAIAIRTALIRRGRAYVQAGAGIVADSDPAAEDRETRSKAAAVLAAIAAAETLRPAR